One part of the Bacteroidia bacterium genome encodes these proteins:
- a CDS encoding Gldg family protein yields the protein MKLTKSTLNIRTLLYIGIFLIVNLIAYRAFFRLDFTADKRYTLSDSSKDILENLADQVTISAYFSPNLPPDFENVKNDFQDMLSEFASYSDGQVVYEFLEVPQEDAEKAKLQQSGLAQVQIQSRENDEIKVVNGFMGAIVKLGAQQEPIPLIRDVRGMEYSLASSVKKLAIKDKPKVGFVQGHGEPPIQQMPQVAQMLQVSYVGDTVNLAQPNSWAAFKTLVILKPQQPYSAQELAQLDEFLASGGNLFVGLDAVQANLQGQGPWGPLNTGLETWLGEKGVRVEQSFLVDQQGIQIGVQTPQMTPFGQMNVTSYIDFPYIMQINNFEAHPITEGLEVMLMQFPSPISLSLDSTSKGGNLVYTSQLTGKQPAPVFFNPNKQWTQNDFTAGPQPMAVWVEGSKANQDSRIVVAGDGDFPIYQQGQQFIPDNANFLVNAIDWLTDDTGLIQLRTKGVVARPLEKQLEAGERSLVKVLNFLLPILILLGFGLYRRQKRKMQTLKWKAIDYS from the coding sequence ATGAAACTGACAAAATCAACACTGAATATACGGACACTGCTGTACATAGGGATTTTCCTTATCGTCAACCTGATTGCCTATCGGGCTTTCTTTCGCCTTGACTTTACAGCAGATAAAAGATATACCCTGAGTGACAGCAGCAAGGATATCCTGGAGAATCTTGCAGATCAGGTAACTATCTCGGCTTACTTTTCACCCAACCTCCCTCCTGACTTTGAAAATGTAAAAAATGACTTTCAGGATATGCTCTCAGAGTTTGCGAGCTATTCGGATGGTCAGGTAGTCTACGAATTTCTGGAAGTTCCGCAGGAAGATGCAGAGAAAGCCAAGTTGCAGCAAAGTGGACTGGCTCAGGTGCAAATCCAGAGCAGGGAGAATGATGAAATTAAAGTGGTAAATGGATTTATGGGAGCCATTGTTAAGCTTGGAGCCCAGCAAGAGCCTATCCCTCTGATCCGCGATGTGAGAGGAATGGAATATTCTTTGGCTTCCAGTGTAAAGAAGCTGGCCATCAAGGATAAACCCAAAGTAGGCTTTGTACAGGGACATGGCGAACCTCCCATCCAACAGATGCCTCAGGTAGCACAGATGCTACAGGTATCCTATGTGGGAGACACGGTCAATCTTGCTCAGCCCAATTCCTGGGCTGCCTTTAAAACCCTGGTAATCCTTAAACCTCAACAACCTTATTCAGCACAAGAACTTGCTCAGCTAGATGAATTTCTGGCAAGTGGGGGAAATCTATTTGTAGGACTGGATGCTGTTCAAGCCAATCTACAAGGCCAGGGTCCCTGGGGGCCTTTGAATACTGGCCTCGAAACCTGGCTGGGAGAAAAGGGTGTGCGGGTAGAGCAAAGTTTTCTGGTAGATCAACAAGGAATTCAAATTGGGGTTCAAACTCCACAGATGACACCTTTTGGGCAAATGAATGTAACCAGTTACATCGATTTCCCCTACATCATGCAGATCAACAATTTCGAAGCTCATCCTATTACCGAAGGTCTGGAAGTCATGTTGATGCAATTCCCAAGTCCGATAAGTTTGAGTCTAGATAGTACTTCGAAAGGAGGGAATCTGGTTTATACCTCTCAACTCACCGGAAAGCAACCGGCTCCGGTCTTCTTTAATCCTAATAAACAGTGGACTCAAAATGATTTTACCGCCGGGCCTCAACCTATGGCAGTTTGGGTCGAAGGAAGTAAGGCAAATCAGGATTCAAGAATTGTTGTAGCAGGGGATGGAGACTTTCCCATCTACCAGCAGGGCCAGCAATTCATACCGGACAATGCCAACTTTCTCGTCAATGCCATTGACTGGTTGACGGATGATACCGGGCTTATTCAGCTGCGTACCAAAGGTGTGGTAGCAAGACCCCTGGAGAAACAATTGGAAGCAGGAGAAAGAAGTTTGGTCAAAGTGCTCAACTTCCTCTTACCGATCCTGATCCTCTTAGGTTTCGGGCTCTACCGCAGACAAAAGAGAAAGATGCAAACCCTTAAATGGAAGGCGATTGATTATAGTTAA
- a CDS encoding DUF4340 domain-containing protein: MFKRFTNKQLGIALAGLTVLYLGMVAFGGRKVRTFEKTLAAVDTALVNTIIVDAPQKDQVKLEKQSGVWRLKLADGNTAPVNGSGLRSALAGLSLLEASQLVSRDEDDWAEYQVDSAGTRVQLLGADGKMLDIILGNFTYRTTGMNYVRLPEDEETYLVEGYLEGNFNKAANDWRKNSIFDFTTADVQGLGFAMGESGSYKISKDSTQQWMMMESEQVLDQAEVSSYISSIYALKSSNFVDRKPASMSPAMQLSIQTATKGIITIKAFPDAEHGFLIQSSQNPESYFSGNQEDLTEKVFVLADKFFTKEEE; encoded by the coding sequence ATGTTCAAAAGATTCACAAATAAACAACTGGGCATAGCTTTAGCAGGACTGACAGTCCTCTATTTGGGTATGGTAGCATTTGGAGGAAGGAAAGTCCGGACCTTTGAAAAGACCCTGGCAGCTGTAGATACTGCTCTGGTCAACACCATCATTGTAGATGCTCCTCAAAAAGACCAGGTAAAGCTGGAAAAACAATCAGGCGTATGGCGTTTGAAATTGGCTGATGGCAATACAGCTCCAGTCAATGGAAGCGGATTGCGTTCTGCCTTGGCAGGACTGTCCTTATTAGAAGCCTCACAATTGGTAAGTCGGGATGAAGATGATTGGGCCGAATATCAGGTAGACAGCGCTGGAACACGTGTTCAACTGCTGGGAGCAGATGGGAAAATGCTCGACATCATCCTCGGAAACTTTACTTACCGCACTACTGGCATGAACTATGTTCGTCTGCCAGAGGATGAAGAAACCTATCTGGTCGAAGGCTATCTGGAAGGGAATTTCAATAAAGCAGCCAATGACTGGCGTAAGAATAGCATTTTTGATTTTACAACTGCCGATGTTCAGGGATTGGGCTTTGCTATGGGTGAATCCGGTTCCTATAAAATCAGTAAAGACTCTACGCAGCAATGGATGATGATGGAAAGCGAGCAAGTCCTCGATCAGGCGGAAGTCAGCAGTTATATTAGCAGCATCTATGCCTTAAAAAGCAGCAATTTCGTAGACCGAAAACCTGCGTCTATGAGTCCTGCCATGCAATTAAGTATCCAAACTGCCACGAAAGGCATTATTACAATCAAGGCCTTTCCCGACGCTGAGCATGGCTTCCTTATCCAATCCAGTCAGAATCCCGAATCCTATTTCTCCGGAAATCAGGAAGACCTGACAGAAAAAGTATTCGTTCTGGCAGATAAATTCTTTACCAAAGAAGAAGAATAA